The DNA region CGCAACCTTCTTGCCGTCGACCGTATAGGTCCCCGCGTTCACTGCCCCCTGTACCTGCTCCACCCGTGCCTGGCGCTCCGTGTCCGGCTGCTCCGCCATAGCGCGAAGGCGCTGGAGTTCCTTTGCTTGCTCTGAAATCTGCACCCGGTCCTGCGCGCCCCCGTCCTGGGACTCGGTCTTCTTCTTCGACGCGCGCTGGGTGTCCTGCACCCCCAACAGAATCTTCGCCAGATCTGCCGCCCGGCCGTTGTTGGAGATCTCCATATCTGCTATCCCTCCCCGATTCCGAAAAGGAGCCCCGAAGAGCCTTTCCTCAGGTCGACTCCTTTATCGGTGAAACCTTTCGGGAACTTTAGCAGATTCGTCGCTCTTACCGTACCCTTTCCGTATAGGCATCGATGACCTGGGTAATTCCGATTCCCCCGGCCTGGGTGGCCAAGCGGGCGATTTCCTGATCGTAGAACGAGTACCAGACCTCTTCGCCCTTCCGGTCCAGCATCCCCTTAGGAACGGTTTCCCTCATAGTTTTCATAAGATAGGAGATAAAATACGACTCAAACTCTTGCCCGGCCTTATGCAACTCTTCCGGGGACCGTCCCTTGATCTGGTCTACCTGAGAGAGCTCCGCCGGTAGCCGAGAGGCTGGGGAGACGTTCATCTTCGCGAGGTCAACCTGCCCAGAAACAAGACTATTGATATCCATAACTTAGAGTATTTCCCTAATGTATACGCTAGACTATTTCAAGGTTGGCCTGGAGGGCACCGGCGGCCCGTAAGGCCGATAGGATCGCGACTAAGTCTCGCGGGGTCACCCCGACTGCATTGAGGGCTCGCACCACTTCGCCCAGGGTCACGGTCTGATCGACTACGATCAGTCGAGATTCCTGCTCCTTCACCTCAGTCTGCACATCGGGAGTTACGGTCGTCTGCCCTTGGGTCGAACCGACGACGGGAGCCGGAGGCTGCGAGACATTGAGGGTGTTTTTCACCGAGATGGTGAGATTGCCGTGGGAGATCGCGCAGGTCGACAGGCGGACGTGTTCCCCGAGGACCACCGTGCCGGTTCGCTCATTGACCACCACCTTGGCAGCCACATCCACCGACACATCCAACCCTTCCATCGTGGCAATGTATTCCACGACACGACCGCGGAACGTGGCAGGCAAGGTCGCCTTCACCATCCCGGCGTTCACCGGAACCGCCGATCCCTTCCCAAAAGTCCCGTCGATCGCTTCAGCCGTTCGAATCGCCGTCGTGAAGTCCGGATGCCGCAAGAGGACGGACACGGACTCCCACGTGTCGATGTCCACGACCACTTCCCGTTCGACGATGGCGCCGGCCGGCACCACGCCTGCGGCCTGATGGTTCTTCGTCACGGTCGCGCCGCCTGCTCCACCGGTTCCCCCGAGGAAACCGCCGATGGAGACCGGCCCCTGAGCCACGGCGAATACCTGCTGATTCGGCGCCTTCAGGGGTGTCATCAACAATGTCCCGCCCTGCAAGCTTTTCGCGTTCGCCATCGACGACACGATCGCATCGAGCGTCATGCCTGGCTTCACGAACGGCGGCAGCTTGGCCGTCACCATCACGGAGGCGATATTGCGGGTCAGTAACTGGATCGGGTCGATCACGAGGTTGATGCCCATCTTGTTCAACATGGACATCATGGCTTGAATCGTAAACTGACCACCGATGACCTGGTCACCGGTGCGGTCCAATCCGACCACCAATCCATAACCGATCAGTTGGTTCTCGCGCACCCCTTCAATGGTGGCGACATCCTTGACGCGCACGGCCTCGGCCATCGAACTCCCCGCCAGCCAGAACACCAATCCAGCCAACATCCCGACCAGCGCGCGCCGAAGGGCAAACCTACCGGCCGCCTGCGTCTTGACCGGCTCCGGTTTGGCGGCCGCCGCCGGATTCCAGGATCGCGGCAGCAGGGCCGGATCAACGTCCGCTGTTCGCACAACGCCGCTCGACATCATCAGCCGTAGAGATTGCATGATCAGCAGGCGTTCCTTGGTTCGTCGCATCGTCAAGACCGCTCCTCAGTTCGAATCGTTGCAGGCGTTCCTATCACAGCGCTTAGAACGGATAGATCCAATCCAGAATTCGCACGAACCATCCGGGCCGTTGCACGTCGTCCACCACGCCCAGGCCGGAGTACTCGATCTTGGCATCGGCAATGGCCGTCGACTGCACCGTGTTCTTCGTGTTCACGTCCACCCTCCGGACGATGCCGGCGATGGTCATGATCTGACGTTCGGAGTTGACGGTCACTTCCCGTCGTCCTTCGACCCGGAGATCTCCGTTCGGGAGGACCTCGGTCACAATGGCCGAGATCGTACCGGTCAAGGTATCTTCGCGGTTGGTCGCACCTTTGCCGCCGAATTTATTCTTGGCACTGGCATCGACACCCAGCCCTCTCGTCGCTTCGGCGCCCAGTCGTATGCCCGGAATGCCGAGATATCCCAGTCCGCTCCCTGACAAGCTGTTCGTAATCGTGGAATCCTTTTCCGCGCTGGTATCGGCACTCTTGGACCCCTTGTGCTTTTCCACGATGACGATCGTGATGATGTCCCCCACCCGCATGGCCCGCAAATCTTCATAGAGATAGGCGCGCCCGTTTTCTTCCTGCCAGAGCGACCCCGTCGTTTTGGGCGGCGGCAGTTTGGCCGTCTCGACCCGCTGCTGTTTGCTGCTGGGTGAGGCCGAGCAGCCCCCGAGCGTCTCCAGCGAGGAGAGTGCCACCACACCGATCAAGACGACATGCGCGGAACGGGACAGTCTAGAAGTCAACACGAACAACCCCCGGGGCTACGATCTTGGCGCGCAATTCTTTGCCTGAATCCGCGTTGGACACGGTAATCGTCTGGCCGAGTTCGCCGTGGGACTTCGTCACGCCGACCGTCTGTATCGCCAGCCCCCCCTGGCGGGCTTCGATCGTGACTCGATCGCCCTTATGCACGGCAAAGGGCTTTCGCACAGCCGTCAATCGGATGGGGCTCTGGGGGGCCAGCGGCCGCATCGCCGCTTTTCCCACCACATCGGACGGATCGGTCGCGACCGGCTGTTTGAGGTCGAATACGATCATGCGATCCGTCGTCACGTCTTCGGCTTCGATCTGCTCATCCGCCTTGATAAGCCGAACGGGCACCACCACCTCGAGTATCGCAGCCACGTCCGCCGTCGCCTCGAGGGTCCGCACCAACCGTCCGTTCACCGCAAGATGTACCAGGAACATCCGTCGCCCCAAGGTCTCCTCTGCCCCACCCCCGCTCACCTTAATATCGAGCGTGCCCAACGGCATGACGACCGGCTCCTGCGGATCGCCCAAGACGACTTGAGAATCCACGGCCCGACCGATCAGCTCCTTTCGCATATACGTCTGGATCGCGCTCCGAATCTGCTCCGGATAGACGAGGCGTCCTCCTCGCGTGCGTACGGCGCTTCCACCAACCCGTGGCATTGCATCGTGGACCGGCATGATGGACGATCGTTGTGCACGCTTGTCCGCGTCGCCGGCGAGCAACGTCCCGGCCTGCGCCAGCAGCATGACGGCGACAAGTATGATGGTGACTGGTTTCACAGCGCCTCCCTTCAGGCCGTTCAAGCTGATTACCGACGAAGATTGTTGGCGACCTGCATCATTTCGTCTGATGCCTGAATCGTCTTCGAATTGATCTCGTAACTCCGCTGGGCGATGATCATGTTGACCATCTCCTCCGCCAGATTGACGTTAGAGCTTTCCAAGAACCCCTGCTGCAACGTGCCGAATCCGGTGGAGAAACCGCCCGTGCCCTGCAACGCCGGTCCCGATGCAAAACTGTCGAGGAACAGATTGTTTCCCATCGACACGAGGCCCGAGGGGTTGTCGAACCGCACCAATTGGATCTGGCCGACCTGGGAGGCCTGCGTCACACCAGGCAGCAAGACCGAAACCGTGCCATCCTGGCCGATGTCGATTTTCAGCGCGCCGGAAGGAATCGTGATGACCGGCGTCAGCTGATCACCGTCGCCCGTGACCAGGTTGCCGACGTTGTCGCGCTTGAACGATCCGTTCCGCGTGTACATGATCGTGCCGTCCGGGCGCGCGACCTGAAAGAAACCGGGACCGTCGATGGCGAGATCCAGCTCGTTACTGGTCTGCCGGACGTTCCCCTGGAGCCATTCCTTGGCGACGGTGATCGGCCGGACACCGGAACCGACCTGGACACCCGTGGGAAACACGCCGACGTTTGAAGCGTTCGTACCGGGAAGGCGTTGGATTTGGTAGAGGAGATCCGCAAACTCGGCGCGGCTCCGCTTGAAGGCGTTCGTATTGACGTTCGCGAGGTTGTGCGCGATTGTATCGACGTTGATCTGCTGAGCCGTCATGCCTGTGGCGGCCGTCCACATTGCGCGAATCATACGCTCCTCCTACTGAACTCGACCGACATCCTGAATCGCGGTTTCCGTCATCCGATCCAATGTTTGGATCAGCTTCTGCGCCGATTCATAGGTCCGCATGCCCTGAATCATCTTGACCATCTCACCCAAGGCATTTACGTTCGATTCTTCGACATGTCCGGATTGCAACTGCGGATTGGCGGCCGGTTTCGGCTTCCCGCCCATGAACAACCCTTCCGTGTACTTCTGCGGCATCCCGTTCTCCGGAAAATCCACCACCTTCACCGTGCCGACCGGATTGCCGTCCACCTGTATCCCACCCTGCGCATTGACCTGGATGGTTCCCGCCGGGATCCGGATTTCTCCTTTGGTTCCCATGACCGGATGGCCGAGGTTGGTGACGAGCCGGCGTTGGTTATCGAGCGAGAACATGCCGTTCCTCGTATACCGCACACCTTGCGGCGTCTTGACCTCGAAAAATCCGTTCCCCTGCAACGCCATGTCCAACTGGTTGCCTGTGATGCGGATGCGCCCCGGCTCAAAGGCGGTGCGCAACGCATGGGGTTCCGCAAAGACCCGTTCGGTCGGTCCTGCGGGACGCGAGGTAATCGAGGCCGCCAGGGACATCGACGGCATGGCCGTCTGAACGGTGGCGCTCGCGCGGGCGAGCAAGCCTCGAAACGCCTGTTGGTCCTGCTTGAAGCCGGTGGTGTTGACGTTCGCCAAGTTATTGGCAAACACCTGCATCTGCTTTTCTTGCGCCACCGCGCCGGACAGGATGGGATAGATCGCTCGATTC from Nitrospiraceae bacterium includes:
- the flgM gene encoding flagellar biosynthesis anti-sigma factor FlgM: MEISNNGRAADLAKILLGVQDTQRASKKKTESQDGGAQDRVQISEQAKELQRLRAMAEQPDTERQARVEQVQGAVNAGTYTVDGKKVADSIIRNVLTDSIIS
- a CDS encoding rod-binding protein; protein product: MNVSPASRLPAELSQVDQIKGRSPEELHKAGQEFESYFISYLMKTMRETVPKGMLDRKGEEVWYSFYDQEIARLATQAGGIGITQVIDAYTERVR
- a CDS encoding flagellar basal body P-ring protein FlgI — translated: MRRTKERLLIMQSLRLMMSSGVVRTADVDPALLPRSWNPAAAAKPEPVKTQAAGRFALRRALVGMLAGLVFWLAGSSMAEAVRVKDVATIEGVRENQLIGYGLVVGLDRTGDQVIGGQFTIQAMMSMLNKMGINLVIDPIQLLTRNIASVMVTAKLPPFVKPGMTLDAIVSSMANAKSLQGGTLLMTPLKAPNQQVFAVAQGPVSIGGFLGGTGGAGGATVTKNHQAAGVVPAGAIVEREVVVDIDTWESVSVLLRHPDFTTAIRTAEAIDGTFGKGSAVPVNAGMVKATLPATFRGRVVEYIATMEGLDVSVDVAAKVVVNERTGTVVLGEHVRLSTCAISHGNLTISVKNTLNVSQPPAPVVGSTQGQTTVTPDVQTEVKEQESRLIVVDQTVTLGEVVRALNAVGVTPRDLVAILSALRAAGALQANLEIV
- a CDS encoding flagellar basal body L-ring protein FlgH; translated protein: MLTSRLSRSAHVVLIGVVALSSLETLGGCSASPSSKQQRVETAKLPPPKTTGSLWQEENGRAYLYEDLRAMRVGDIITIVIVEKHKGSKSADTSAEKDSTITNSLSGSGLGYLGIPGIRLGAEATRGLGVDASAKNKFGGKGATNREDTLTGTISAIVTEVLPNGDLRVEGRREVTVNSERQIMTIAGIVRRVDVNTKNTVQSTAIADAKIEYSGLGVVDDVQRPGWFVRILDWIYPF
- the flgA gene encoding flagellar basal body P-ring formation protein FlgA, yielding MKPVTIILVAVMLLAQAGTLLAGDADKRAQRSSIMPVHDAMPRVGGSAVRTRGGRLVYPEQIRSAIQTYMRKELIGRAVDSQVVLGDPQEPVVMPLGTLDIKVSGGGAEETLGRRMFLVHLAVNGRLVRTLEATADVAAILEVVVPVRLIKADEQIEAEDVTTDRMIVFDLKQPVATDPSDVVGKAAMRPLAPQSPIRLTAVRKPFAVHKGDRVTIEARQGGLAIQTVGVTKSHGELGQTITVSNADSGKELRAKIVAPGVVRVDF
- the flgG gene encoding flagellar basal-body rod protein FlgG encodes the protein MIRAMWTAATGMTAQQINVDTIAHNLANVNTNAFKRSRAEFADLLYQIQRLPGTNASNVGVFPTGVQVGSGVRPITVAKEWLQGNVRQTSNELDLAIDGPGFFQVARPDGTIMYTRNGSFKRDNVGNLVTGDGDQLTPVITIPSGALKIDIGQDGTVSVLLPGVTQASQVGQIQLVRFDNPSGLVSMGNNLFLDSFASGPALQGTGGFSTGFGTLQQGFLESSNVNLAEEMVNMIIAQRSYEINSKTIQASDEMMQVANNLRR
- the flgF gene encoding flagellar basal-body rod protein FlgF; translation: MNRAIYPILSGAVAQEKQMQVFANNLANVNTTGFKQDQQAFRGLLARASATVQTAMPSMSLAASITSRPAGPTERVFAEPHALRTAFEPGRIRITGNQLDMALQGNGFFEVKTPQGVRYTRNGMFSLDNQRRLVTNLGHPVMGTKGEIRIPAGTIQVNAQGGIQVDGNPVGTVKVVDFPENGMPQKYTEGLFMGGKPKPAANPQLQSGHVEESNVNALGEMVKMIQGMRTYESAQKLIQTLDRMTETAIQDVGRVQ